In the Apteryx mantelli isolate bAptMan1 chromosome 1, bAptMan1.hap1, whole genome shotgun sequence genome, one interval contains:
- the LOC136990992 gene encoding olfactory receptor 52Z1P-like, which yields MADVNHTAFRPGTFLLVGIPGLEKFHLWISLPFFSMYIFALLGNLVLLFTIVREQSLHKPMYLFLSALTVADLLLSTTTVPRMLVIFWFRVRDISFGACLAQMFLVHFIFVAESGILVAMAFDRYVAICNPLRYVTLLTHSVIWRIELAAVVRSLCLIFTALFLLLRLSYCRNRVIPHSYCEHMGVARLACTSIKVNVVYGLTAVLLSVGIDVVFIAVSYGLILRAVFQLPSAGARRKAMSTCTSHLCIILLFYTPAFFSFFTHRFGGHSIPRHVHILLACLYVVVPPMLNPVIYGVNNKQIRETVMSMLPGMGSQRN from the coding sequence atggcagacgtcaatcacacagccttccggccaggaacattcctccttgttggcatcccaggcctggagaagtttcacctctggatttctctccccttcttctccatgtatatttttgcccttctaggcaacttagtcttgctatttaccatagtgagagaacaaagcctccacaagcctatgtaccttttcctttctgcattaactgtagcagacttgctcttatctaccactacagtgcccaggatgttagttattttctggttcagagtgaGGGACATTTCTTTTGGTGCATGCCTTGCTCAGATGTTTCtcgttcactttatttttgttgcagagtcaggaattctggtggccatggcctttgatcggtatgttgctatctgcaaccccctgagatatgtgactttattgacccactcagtcatatggagaatagagctggcagctgttgtcagaagcCTCTGTCTCATCTTTACGgctctttttctgcttctaaggctgtcttactgcagaaaccgcgttatccctcattcgtactgtgagcacatgggtgtagccagactggcctgcacaagcataaaagtcaatgTTGTGTATGGTTTAACAGCTGTCCTGCTGTCAGTGGGGATAGATGTAGtgttcattgctgtgtcttacggactgattctcagggctgtcttccagctgccctctgcaggtgcccgtcgcaaagctatgagcacctgcacctcccacctctgcatcatcctcCTGTTCTACACACCggcattcttctcctttttcacgcACCGCTTTGGTGGCCATAGCATCCCCCGccacgtccacatcctgctggcctgtctctacgtagtggttccccccatgctaaatcccGTCATTTATGGGgtgaacaacaagcagattcgtgagacagtaatgtccatgttgCCTGGGATGGGAAGCCAGAGAAACTGA